The Balearica regulorum gibbericeps isolate bBalReg1 chromosome 5, bBalReg1.pri, whole genome shotgun sequence genome window below encodes:
- the VCPKMT gene encoding protein N-lysine methyltransferase METTL21D isoform X2, with product MAGFVRELERRGGPALRLEQRAAGGVGCVVWDAALVLAKFLETGACPLARRHVLELGAGTGAVGIMAATLGANVTVTDLEELQELLMVNIEHNKHLVTGSVRAKVLKWGEDVTEFQPPPDYILMADCIYYEESLEPLLKTLKDLTGPDTCVLCCYEQRTMGKNPEIERKYFELLQMDFELEKIPLDKHDEEYRSEDIHIVNIHRKQTLVELWRRGRGYRITPQRDCLQCGL from the exons ATGGCGGGCTTCGTGCGGGAGCtggagcggcggggcgggccggcgTTGCGGCTGGAGCAACGGGCGGCGGGCGGTGTCGGCTGCGTGGTGTGGGACGCCGCGCTAGTGCTCGCCAAGTTTCTGGAGACCGGCGCCTGCCCGCTCGCCCGCCGCCACGTCCTCGAATTAGGCGCCGGCACCGGCGCCGTCGGCATCATGGCGGCCACGCTGGG GGCAAACGTGACGGTCACCGACCttgaggagctgcaggagctgttGATGGTTAATATAGAGCACAACAAACATCTGGTGACAGGGTCAGTCCGAGCCAAGGTACTGAAATG gGGTGAAGATGTCACAGAATTTCAGCCTCCCCCTGATTATATACTAATGGCTGATTGCATTTACTATGAGGAG TCATTAGAACCGTTACTGAAGACGCTGAAAGACCTTACTGGCCCTGATACATGTGTCTTGTGCTGTTATGAACAGAGGACTATGGGAAAGAATCCTGAAATTGAGAGAAAATACTTTGAG CTGCTTCAGATGGACTTTGAGCTGGAAAAAATTCCCCTGGATAAGCACGATGAGGAGTATCGCAGCGAAGACATTCATATCGTGAATATCCACAGGAAACAAACG CTAGTAGAGCTctggagaagagggagagggtATAGAATAACACCACAAAGGGACTGTCTCCAGTGTGGTTTGTGA
- the VCPKMT gene encoding protein N-lysine methyltransferase METTL21D isoform X1, whose amino-acid sequence MAGFVRELERRGGPALRLEQRAAGGVGCVVWDAALVLAKFLETGACPLARRHVLELGAGTGAVGIMAATLGANVTVTDLEELQELLMVNIEHNKHLVTGSVRAKVLKWGEDVTEFQPPPDYILMADCIYYEESLEPLLKTLKDLTGPDTCVLCCYEQRTMGKNPEIERKYFELLQMDFELEKIPLDKHDEEYRSEDIHIVNIHRKQTNFPS is encoded by the exons ATGGCGGGCTTCGTGCGGGAGCtggagcggcggggcgggccggcgTTGCGGCTGGAGCAACGGGCGGCGGGCGGTGTCGGCTGCGTGGTGTGGGACGCCGCGCTAGTGCTCGCCAAGTTTCTGGAGACCGGCGCCTGCCCGCTCGCCCGCCGCCACGTCCTCGAATTAGGCGCCGGCACCGGCGCCGTCGGCATCATGGCGGCCACGCTGGG GGCAAACGTGACGGTCACCGACCttgaggagctgcaggagctgttGATGGTTAATATAGAGCACAACAAACATCTGGTGACAGGGTCAGTCCGAGCCAAGGTACTGAAATG gGGTGAAGATGTCACAGAATTTCAGCCTCCCCCTGATTATATACTAATGGCTGATTGCATTTACTATGAGGAG TCATTAGAACCGTTACTGAAGACGCTGAAAGACCTTACTGGCCCTGATACATGTGTCTTGTGCTGTTATGAACAGAGGACTATGGGAAAGAATCCTGAAATTGAGAGAAAATACTTTGAG CTGCTTCAGATGGACTTTGAGCTGGAAAAAATTCCCCTGGATAAGCACGATGAGGAGTATCGCAGCGAAGACATTCATATCGTGAATATCCACAGGAAACAAACG AATTTTCCATCGTGA